The window TATTTGCAAGAGTGCTGAAAAATAAAcccataattgaaaaaattgaaaaatgcaGATCTgtagtgaaaaaaaatttggattcaAAGGCACAAAGGTATTCGTACATCTTAATTGAAAGTTATTATTACTACGAGACCCTCCATCACACTCATTATAGAGTGACAAATGTAATGAGATAAATTTCGTATTTTATTTTCAgcaattactataaaaaattgaaagtattAGTATACTCCCATAGTAGCTGAATCattggattgaaaaaaatttcaagaatccaTGGCTATTATGTATTGCCTGCTATGGCCTGCTTCTGTGACATTGCAATCATGAACATGATTGTAAGAGTTATTTTGACCATGGTTTGGTCAAAGCCTATTTATGGAAGTATGAAATAAAGACCATGATAACTTCTGTGCATTGATAGAAAATTGGATGTGGTTTTCCAGCATTGCAATTTCAGCAACATGAGGTTGAATAAGTTTTGTATAGGCACATTTGAGCTATTAAATGCAAGCACACATAGCTAATAAGAAAAGCTAAGTCTGTTAAGTCACCTCTccactatttttttcatttccataGCATACTCCCTTTTGTCAGTTTGTGCACGCAAAGCTCGAACAGCAGGACCCCTCGACGTGTTGAGCACACGCTTTTGTAAATAGCACCTGAAGCATGTTACCAAAAAACAGATATTTAACACTAAGGCAGTTCACTTTAAACAAATTGATGAAGGACTTTTGAGAATAAGCATAACCTAAGGGAAAAAAGCAagcaatacatcaaaatgatgaaaataataacCTGTGTTAACCTGAGACTCATAATTCATTTTTCCTGATATGGTGCCTGTCATTTTCTTACTTGGCTCATTGAAATATCTTTGTTCACTTCTTGACCTTTTCATGCTAACAAAACAATGTTTCCCCAACCAACTACCCTTCCCAGTGCCTAAATTCAGTTTCATCCTTGATTAAGGGGCACAGTCACTTATCTGCAGAACTTAAAAAGACTAATCAAGAGATGCAATTCTGAAAAGTTTGTAAGAAGGAGAGGTGGTTGGTTTCTACCCTGACCAAGGAATCTAGAATGACCTGGCACTGCGATATAGGACTCAGCATGAAAGAAACCAAATATAGCCGCCAATTCACCAATAGGGTTCCCCCACCGTAATCCCCTCCTAGCATCCCATCAAGTCCCGCTAATATGTAGGTTGTCCTTCCCTAAAAGTTATATGAGATCTCAAAGCCCATGATTCCATTTCCCTAATCCTATAGAGCTAAATTTCTCTAAACAGTGAGTCACGCCATCAACAAGAAAGAATAACACTTGCAGAGTTGCGCACAATCTGGCAAGTAGCTCTCAAGTAAACATACTAATTTTTATGCATTACCGATCAGCGACCTTCCCAATTTCACCACCAAGAGCATCTACTTCATGAACTAGTTGTGATTTCGCCGGCCCACCTACTGCTGGATTGCAAggctgagaaagaaaaaagagaataataaaaaaaaaaactcttctttTCAAGATTCTTTCAGTTACATTTGACTAAAAACTAACGAGATTATGTAAGGCATTCAATAACAGGGGTTGCACAAGTTAAAAGGAAAAACCTGCCATGCTATTCGATCAATATTTAGCGTTAGAAGAAGCGTTTTCGCCCCTAAACGAGCAGAAGCAAGCGCTGCTTCACAGCCAGCATGCCCTCCTCCAACCACAatcacatcatatttttcatcactGATCACTCCACCACCATCACTACAGCTCTctgcaaacaaaacaaaacaaaaaagaaaccatGTGCCTTTGCATTCAATTCACAAGAAATGAAGCTTAAAACCTTCAAACTAACACATACATTTCACCCATAACAAGTTCAAACTTTGTAAACAAAACTTTTTAGGATTATTTGGTAAGGTAAATGGAAAATTGAGTTATTCCAGAACCTGTGGAAGCGGGAGTGGTGGCCGAAACTGAGAAGCGGcgggaggaggaggtggtggtggaggagcaAAGAGGGAAGAAAGCAGCGGGGGTGTGGCGGCGGCGGGGGAAGGAGATGGAAAGGTGTTTGGGTGTGAAGAGAAGGGGAGAGAAATGGAAGTGGTGGCGGGCGAGGCGGGAGAGATGGAGAGTGAGAGTTGCCATTTTTTGGGGGTTCAATTTGTGGTGTTgtggaaaaatataaagattaggGAGAGTTGAAGAAAGAAGTGGGGGAGGAGTTCGGTCCAAGCCAAAAGGTCAAAACAAGAAGATTTATTTTGcaatttggtccttgttttattttattgctcACACTCAAATACTTATACTCTTACAGTTTGTAGCAGGACACAAACAAGGAAGTAGTTTCCGAACCTGGTTATGattttgacaaagaaaaaggttgtttcatttaattaagaagattaaGTTTCTTGTTTTACGCTAAATTGTTCTTGTATATCAACATGAACTCACTTCTGGCTTCTAGATTTTATTTCCCTTCTGGTACTGTATCTCTGCTGATGTTTTCCCGAACAGGGTCAGGACTCAGGAGGTTTGATTATTAGCTCGAGATTGGTGTTCTTTCTCAGAAAAGAAAACGAGAAGAGTGAATGCATGTTTCTGAATTAGAAAATCATCAGAAGGGCATGCAGACTTCTCTCTACTTCTCCAGCGAGAGTGCTTTAGTTGCTTATACATTTTATTGCACAAAAAATATTGCCCAATGATTTGCTTTCAGTCTTGAAAGGCAACTGgaaaattgcatctttttatatatatatatatatatatatatatatatatatatataaaaaaaaaactggaagaTTGCGTGTTTGAGTTCATTGTCGTCTACAAGGCTTTTACGATTGCTGGAAAAGTTAAGCTGTGAGTTTTTCTTTCCAGGCTTCAACGAGgtgaaaaaatttattgaaacaaTGAATGCCAGCGGATATGCCTCCTCCCTTTAGATGACTTGTCTTCATGCTCCAAAAACATGGACGTTTTCATCAATTTTACCATCAGAAGGTTACTGCAACAACTTCATGCAAGAATATTGCAGGCTATGACTCCAATTCCgagaaacataattattttttttgctggaaatttttttttaaaaagtgaaattcaagaaagtaaattattttatgatgttttgtagtgtaatagaaaataaattggaaaacactttccagtatttggttatattatgaaaaatgagctggaaaataacttattaatgttttatttttctcaaatttattaaaataataaggaacaaatcttacaaattaaaaagttgaatgagaatgaaattgaaaaaaatataatttcataaattatttcaaatttaatagataatattgatcaaatctaaaaaataaaaaaaataaaagatgaagaaattaaaataatagtaattaacatttcataaattatttcaaataaaataagtaacaatcaaaagaatgaggatcaaatttgatagataaaaaatttaaataaaaaatgataaggaaaaagcaaataataattataaaaataaggaccaaagttattataaaaattaaattttaagagatgaaattgaaaaataaatatttaaaataaaatatatatagcaataaaaaatttaaggaccaaatttgatataattagcaaataatatgacatttctaattttttcacaatttttgaaaagtgtttttcgtccaaatttttcaggaaaacatttTTCTAGAAACTaaggtaaatttttctttgattgaaaagtattttctattgatcaattcttttaatgacaaacaaccataaaaaaaatttataaaatcattttttagaaaacaatcaTAACtaatagcttcttcttttttcaaagcCACAAAAGGAAGTCTGCATGCAAGTCAGTTGATAGAACCATTTGATTGTATTTAAGCCACCATCGGACCAAGATTCACTCCGACTTGATATAAAGAGGATTATTAAAGAAAGTAAACTCCTTTGAGCTACAGCCTCACCATCGAAGATACATAAAACGAAAGAACAGACAAAAACGAACAGGACAAGTGTGTGAGATGgcgaaaaatatatttaagattgTGAGAAATTAGCCTGGGGTTATGGTCTCGTCACGTTTCTCACAATGGCCCATCCCAAGGAATTTGGCCCACGTTTACCAGAGAATGATGGAGACATTTTGAGATGACCATTACTTGTTTTTATCGAGCCAAGAACAAATCGGAGCCACTTCTTTAGTCTGCTATTCAGATTCATGCATCAGCACACCTATAATGCAGGTCAAATTTGCTCTCTTTAAACATTAAATATACCAGCAGAAAAGAAGGATcagttttttcttataaattcgGCAAATCCTTCAAACAGACCCTAAAACATTCACAAGAAATTATACTATCAGAATCCTCAAGAATTAAGATGGCAGAGTTGTTTGACAAGCAGGCAGCAATATATTTGGATGCGAGGCCAAGATATCCAAGCGAATGGTTTTCAATGCTGGCTTCTCTAACCCCTGACCACTCTTTAGCTTGGGATGCTGGCACAGGCAATGGTCAAGCTGCTATTGATGTTAGTGTtttctccctcaaactttctaAATATACTGAGATCTGATCCACGTTGATTCTTTGCAGCCACTTAGAAACACCCTTTTATGTTGCACAATAACTGCAGCTCATTTTACTTGTTCCATTTGCATATATGCCAAACATAGCAGCAAAAGTTGTCCCGTCTTATTCAATCCAAGTTATCAAATGCTAGCTTGAGAGGAATCAATGATGGTAAATCAAGGATGATATTATTCTGAAAACCTAGTAGTGCTCATGATGGTGATGACTGAGGAGTGACAAGGTTTAATTTGAAGTTCTGATGTAAATCAACAGTTGAATCTTGAGTTCATCAccttttgtcttatttttcttttatatgaatTACTAACGTTAGTTTATTTCCTTGAAAAGAAGTTGCTAAAATCAGATTCTACCAATGTTTGGCTCTGATGAGGAACTTCATCCTAATACAGGGTTCATCACTATAGAAGGGTTCAACTTAGCCAAACAATTTGCTTCCTGATTTTTTATCTCTATAGAAACATCAGTTTTtggttgataaaaaaagaaattgatataaATGATGCATCTTCCAACCTTGTAAATGCACTGCAGGTCTCAGAGCATTACAAACAAGTGATTGCAACTGACATAAGTGAAGAGCAGTTAAAGCATGCTATACAACATCCCCAAGTTCAATACTTTCACTCTCCATCATCAATGTCTGATGATGAACTAGTGAACTTAATTGGGGGTGAAAATTCAGTTGATTTAGTTGTTGTGGCTACAGCTGTGCATTGGTTTGATCTAGAAAAATTCTACCCTGTCGTCAAGCGTGTGTTAAAGAAGCCTGGAGGTGTGGTAGCTGTTTGGAGTTACAATATCATCCAAGTTAGCCCAGAAATGGATCCTCTATTAAGGAAATTCTACGAGGgaacttttccttttcaaaaccCAAAAGCCATGTACGCATTTGAGTGTTACAAGACACTTCCATTTCCTTTTGAAAGTGTAGGCGTAGGTTGTGAGGGGCAGCCTCTGGAATTAGACATGCCAAGGGAGATGTCGTTTGAGAGACTTTTGAAGTTGTTGAGTTCAGCTTCTGCTGTGAATACAGCAAAGGAACAAGGTGTGAATTTATTGTCTGAAGAGGTTGTGAGGGAGCTTGAGAGTGCTTGGGGTGGACCTGAATTGGTTAGAACTGTCAACTACAAATCATATATGCTGGCAGGAAAAGTCAAGCTCTAAGTTTTAAATCATCTCCTCGTTAAACATTCATAACTTAATAGTTTCTGTAGTAGTATTTTACCGATTCCACTGTGGAGTGTATAAAAAATGTCAGTTGAGTTACTCACTCTTTACTCCAGAAATAATTCATCAGGGCTCTTCGTGGAAGACTCAGAATAAGTTCATTTTTCTGCTGCAATGCATTGCAGATTTCAAGATGTAGCACTCAATTGAAATTAATCATACATTGCAGAGTTCAAAACATAGTACTCTTGCCGTCTCGTGAAGTTCTTATTGCTGTTTGTTTAGGTGGACTGCTGTTTGGTGCTACGATTGCATTGTATAGTCCTGAATTTGAACTTGTTATGAAGTGCTTTCATGAATCATGACACAACTCTTCCTTCTTAGAACTCAAATGTCCAGTACTTACTTCGTGGCTATATGAACCTTCCATTTCCTTTTGAGACTGTAGGTTTAGGTTCCTAAGCGAAACCACCAAGTGTGCTTAACAAAGTAGCTGTCATTTTAGAGATTCTTACAGATGGTAAGTTCCAGTCATTACTGTTGGAAAATATGTTTAAAACAAGGCTAATGCGCATATttgaagtaaaattaaaaatggaatccgtttattttttgaattgaaattttatctCTAATATCAACATAAgttatttaatatgaaatattaatataatttaaataaattataggtaaataaaaaaattaatcttaaaaaactcTTAGTTAgaatattttgatgaaatttaaaaaaatttaaagctttACCAAAATGAAATAAGTTTGTTTTATGATGTATTTagtgaaaaattgaaattaaatccaAATGGCACCAAAGTTTTTAGAAGGAAAAAGTTCTAAACATCATGAATTGTCTTCAAACTTGGGTTCTAgatttattgtaaattaatattttacgtcataaaaaatattttttgccaACTAAAATATGAACTTGAGTTTAGTTCAtgaatatttattcttttagctcatttcactatttttttcctGAATGTTAgaatcaaattagttttttataatttcttcattgaCACTTGAACAGATTTTTCagctaaaaaattatataatttaaatttaaaaatattcagatttaatttttattttaaagaggaTAATCAAAACTGTTAGCAGAGGAATTCTATCAACTTTTATTCCTAAAATCAAAACTCTTTGTTTGTGACAAATCAGAGCGAGTTATCGAACCGTGGGCTCCATTTCGGTGCACGATTGGAGAGTTCACTGGGCCCGCCGCTTTCATGATTGGGCCTCAACGTTCACTTCAATCGCAAGTCTTGACTTGAAGACCCTTGAGCTACAGCACTAAACCGAGGAAGGGCAAAACATCGGGTCATCCTTTCTCGTCGAATCAGGGGATGCCCGATTTAGAGAAAAAACTTTTCCTTTGCTGCAGGGCCGGGCATTCAAGCGCAGAGATGGAGCTCTATATAGCTGCCACCTTCTCTCTTATTAGGGAGTGGCTAAGGTATTTATGGAATCTATTTCCTTTCTCCCCTTTGTTGAGTCTGTCTCGCTAGTCTTCCCAGTTACATGAAAAACAATAGAAGATAGAAAAAGGGAATAAtggtaaaataaaaactctttccGAAATGGGGCCATTAGTGCTCTTTTTTTGTAAGCTTTTAGGCCTAATTTTGTCTGTCCTGACGCCTTCTCTTCCTTTGGTCTAACCCTGAAGCTTTCACGGCGAGATCAAGTTGACACCATGCCGAACATCATTGGAGATGCCACCCAAGACTGAAATGCTAAACCTCAATAGAGCCAGATCCCTTAGCTCCGGCCAACCTCAATCAAGGGGTTAAAGAAGAGTGTTTGGggtgcattttttttaacagaatTTGATCTCTTTTTcactaaatatttatattcctGTTGttatgataataaatttatcataaattaaatgattataagCTGAACATATAACTATGTACCGATGGGAACTCCTGCTCATAAACgagttgtaattttatttgttgattttggaCAACAATTACACGAAGGACCAAGTGTGGATAAATTGCCTGCGAGTTTTGTTGGAGTGTTGTAGAAGCGAGACTGACTGGCTATATCTGTCGGCCACAAAGCTTTTATGCTAGCTGGGAAACATTGATTGTGAATTTGTAATGGTTGATGCCAGCATATTTGCCTATCTCGCATTTGTTGTAGAGTTTCACGTATAAATAGAGAATCTCATGTCTGTATGAATGGAGAATCCCACATCGATTAGTAATTACAAGTTTAAGCtggttatatataaaatgaattcCAGAGCCGTTAGCTAATGCTTTTGATTTAGCGTGGTGTCTAgctttttgtcatttttatatCTGATTAGTTTTATATAGGTTGATGATccctacttcttttttttcacggAGTTTGCTCTAGTTgtggattttttaattttacagtgGGATTTGAACCATCTcaataagattttattaaataacggtgaatttcaataattttttgtttacctTTCTTGTTTACTCAATAGATGTAgataaatcaagtaaaatataaatttataaaaaagtattatagCTATATGCAACAAAATTTGTTTCTATATGAACTTTATATTTGGCTAAATAATCTGCTACACgattactttatatatatatacacacacacacacacacacactcatgGGAGAAAGCATGGAACTCcataatttaatcattaaaaaaatgaataacaacaatcagcactaaaaaaaatgagagctAAGATAAAATTTTACGTATATAGTTAATTACAAGAGATTAAGAATGTATAATcataattaacatatttttcctgtattgtttttctttataagcTACATATATAGTCGTCatatatattcttatattttaattaataccctgcaggttgatgaaattttttttttcgtttccatgtaattttaaaaatatattatagagaagattagaattttGAGAATTGAGTGATGCATAAAGATGGCTAAGAAAGTTATGACATGCATGGTAATGATACAAATCACAAAATTCTTAGAATCTCCAGACTACCCTTTTTGTGCACAgactgaaattttattttaattgaattctcAGGCTAATGAAACACCAAAATCGAAGATTTCCTTTACTTCTTCCTTCATCCAAATCTCGTTGAGTGTTTGAAGGACAAAACCTcgtcaaaaacaaaattacctaACACAGCCGTATTCGTGTATTTGCTAGAAAACTATGTTCTAGGTTTTATTGGTTGGTCTATGTACCTCTGTAGAGATAATTTCTCACGCAGTTCATGAATATCCATAATACTTATGGACTTCAGCTTAAaacccttctcttcttctcctatatatatatatataaatacaccTTAAAACCTAATTCATCCCTTTGACTCTCTCTGTATGTGCCTTAGCCTTTTAATTTGTTACAATTAACTTCTACGATGGTGTCTCTGTTTATATATGccttgacctttttttttccagcttctGATGATGTTTGCAATGTCAGTGATGATTTTGATTGGACAGGCAGTGGACTTAGCGCCCCTCAGGATCCCATAGAGTGTGTTACTGATTTCTTCGATGGGTTTATATCAACCAATGAGTTAAGCTTCTTGGAAGATTTTGGAGATTTTTTGGGAAAATCCAAAGAGGAGATAAAAACCACTCCATcgaaagattttaaatttggcATGACTAAAAAGAAACCAAGAAGTAAACGGAGATTAAAGCAGCGTGCGTGGCCGATGAAAGATTTTGTGTTTTCTGCACTAGAAAATCATGAATTCCGAAAGAGAATTTGCACCCATTGTCAAATTGACAAAACGCCGCAGTGGAGGATTGGCCCACTGGGTCCGAAAACACTGTGTAACGCTTGTGGTGTGAGGTACAATACAGGGAGGTTACTCCCGGAGTATCGGCCGGCTGCAAGCCCCTCTTTTGACCAGAACAAGCATTCAAATCTTCATAAGCAGATACTGAGAAGGAGGgccaatttaatttgatttgattttatttaatgatgtgtTATTTTAGACATTTTTAGGTCGTAGTAATTCTCTTAGGATTCATCATGCACAGCTTTTTGTTTCTActttgttttcttataattaatattttagatattaggGTTGCTTTTTCTCCACATGTCCATGAATTGAGAATCTTACCCTTGAGTTTTACGAGGGCTTACACTCATTGTGCATAGCGAGttggaaaatgaaaataactcTGCATTTTCAATATTCTATCCATCTTTCCTCTTCTTTAGTGAGGAGATAGGATGATATATGCATGGATAATCTTCCAcgtaaatcaaatttaaatacaGTTCTACGCCACATTTTCCGATGAAAGACTCCATGGCTAAGCAAA is drawn from Populus nigra chromosome 5, ddPopNigr1.1, whole genome shotgun sequence and contains these coding sequences:
- the LOC133694859 gene encoding GATA transcription factor 7-like, whose translation is MVSLFIYALTFFFPASDDVCNVSDDFDWTGSGLSAPQDPIECVTDFFDGFISTNELSFLEDFGDFLGKSKEEIKTTPSKDFKFGMTKKKPRSKRRLKQRAWPMKDFVFSALENHEFRKRICTHCQIDKTPQWRIGPLGPKTLCNACGVRYNTGRLLPEYRPAASPSFDQNKHSNLHKQILRRRANLI
- the LOC133693793 gene encoding uncharacterized protein LOC133693793, translated to MAELFDKQAAIYLDARPRYPSEWFSMLASLTPDHSLAWDAGTGNGQAAIDVSEHYKQVIATDISEEQLKHAIQHPQVQYFHSPSSMSDDELVNLIGGENSVDLVVVATAVHWFDLEKFYPVVKRVLKKPGGVVAVWSYNIIQVSPEMDPLLRKFYEGTFPFQNPKAMYAFECYKTLPFPFESVGVGCEGQPLELDMPREMSFERLLKLLSSASAVNTAKEQGVNLLSEEVVRELESAWGGPELVRTVNYKSYMLAGKVKL